A single region of the Scylla paramamosain isolate STU-SP2022 unplaced genomic scaffold, ASM3559412v1 Contig55, whole genome shotgun sequence genome encodes:
- the LOC135098319 gene encoding glutamic acid-rich protein-like: MPGFSTEDFGTTLHNKRFNNNKRKRQAMDAQETLGEKGNGKEKLTTNKKKRRLESLEDCTSHEKTVTEGCAEMKHRASRRGHKNQRDGNDIKGKKTMSVECFHPIMDRTKKRKRQNKDDDEKQNKRKKQDTEETENQDKKRKRQVNDDDEKQNKKRQRQVTDDDEKQDKKRKRLDTEDDEKQDKKRKRQVKDDDAKQDKKRKRQDAEDDEKQAKKSRGEGRRERKKGGKMECCQCVKHGIKIWKMRGWYKDDVVRLMVDAKRVSKERNVSRWCRLNIGKENLVSATVRGHACLVQLDSGSSCSLMRLTLARRLGIVTGKQETVKKYLFTWAGMLELDVIELDEVVVMLRRYVAVNTRMTVIVRGDVRKHSLDLIVMSMSRLQEAEVRQEFHPDDSSILFLRHPKRLRRRQPSDTQHKTFMFAARALGIEEPLTVMVNTGNASTFSITKTGQDKMLCRTGKSTVLPKRVLLHFGSGTDTLRKMDTIYMRHWFDFVFGRTLLCKLQAAIDYDDLSMTLTLNGKRYRFDILTHVLRLRTPRGAASSQPPP, from the coding sequence ATGCCTGGATTTTCTACTGAAGATTTTGGCACAACTCTCCATAATAAgagattcaacaacaacaagaggaagcgACAAGCAATGGACGCCCAAGAGACCCTCGGTGAGAAGGGGAACGGGAAGGAGAAACTGACcacgaacaagaagaagaggcggCTGGAGAGCCTCGAAGACTGCACCAGCCACGAGAAGACGGTCACTGAAGGCTGTGCAGAGATGAAACATCGCGCGAGCCGGCGAGGACACAAAAATCAGAGGGACGGGAATGACATCAAAGGCAAGAAAACGATGAGCGTGGAGTGTTTTCATCCGATTATGGACCgcaccaagaagagaaagaggcagaacaaggacgacgacgagaaacagaacaagaggaagaaacaggacacggaggaaacggaaaaccaggacaagaaaaggaagaggcaggttaatgacgacgacgagaagcagaacaagaagaggcagaggcaggttacggacgatgacgagaaacaggacaagaagaggaagaggctagacacggaggacgacgagaagcaggacaagaagaggaagaggcaggttaagGACGACGACgcgaagcaggacaagaagaggaagaggcaggacgcggaggacgacgagaagcaggcaaagaagagcaggggggagggcaggagagaacgaaagaagggggggaagatggagtgctgtcaatgcgttaaGCACGGCATCAAGATATGGAAGATGAGAGGGTGGTACAAAGACGACGTGGTGAGGCTGATGGTGGATGCCAAGAGAGTCAGCAAGGAGAGGAACGTGAGCAGGTGGTGCCGTCttaatattgggaaagaaaacctGGTGTCCGCGACCGTGCGCGGCCACGCGTGCCTTGTCCAGCTTGACAGCGGCTCCTCATGCAGCCTCATGAGGCTAACACTGGCCCGGAGGCTGGGAATCGTCACGGGCAAGCAAGAGACGGTAAAGAAATACTTGTTTACCTGGGCTGGCATGCTGGAGTTGGACGTGATCGagctggacgaggtggtggtgatgctgcgtcGCTACGTGGCGGTCAACACGCGCATGACGGTCATTGTACGCGGGGATGTGAGGAAGCACTCCTTGGACCTCATAGTTATgtccatgagccgcctgcaggaggccgAGGTGCGGCAGGAGTTCCATCCCGACGACAGCAGCATcctgttcctgcgtcacccaAAACGTCTGCGGCGGAGACAACCTTCggacacacaacacaaaacgtTCATGTTTGCCGCACGAGCGTTAGGCATCGAGGAGCcgctgacggtgatggtgaacaCTGGTAACGCGTCAACATTCTCTATCACTAAGACTGGTCAGGACAAGATGCTGTGCAGGACAGGCAAATCGACTGTGCTGCCGAAACGAGTCCTGCTGCACTTTGGCAGCGGCACAGACACTCTGCGAAAGATGGACACGATATACATGCGCCACTGGTTTGATTTCGTGTTTGGACGAACGCTGCTGTGTAAATTACAAGCAGCGATAGATTATGATGATTTGTCCATGACCTTGACGCTCAACGGAAAACGATACCGCTTCGACATCCTCACTCACGTCCTCCGTCTGCGTACGCCCAGAGGTGCCGCGTCCTCTCAGCCTCCGCCttga